The proteins below come from a single Pseudomonas hygromyciniae genomic window:
- a CDS encoding DNA cytosine methyltransferase — protein MLTKYVLKHFHFCCGLGGGAKGFNQNKEVVGHLQAEWRCIGGVDVDAGALRDFQRLAGVPGTQMDLFTREQYTAFHGKEPPADWREATPADIRRAAGFQDPDVVFISSPCKGASGLLSEALSLTPKYQALNELTLRCVWLMCEAWQHNPPGLIVFENVPRLATRGRHLLDQIVQVLNFFGYAVSETTHDCGELGGLAQSRKRFLLVARHVEKVPPFLYEPEKKSLQSVGAVLGRMPLPGDIERAGPMHRVPALQWKTWVRLALVEAGKDWRSLDQLAIEDGYLRDFVIVPEAFSGYLGVRSWGDSMGTVAGQTGPTNGAFSVADPRSPAHAAQYQQYGVRRWEDSSGAIIGIKSPGQGTFSVADPRGAAGGHGKYSVTRWDGSARTVIAGSTTGQGAFAVQDPRPGLRRVKGDAYLTGGHYGVVPWEGLAGAVSASARLDNGRWSVADPRMPAANDRLTCVIRSLDGTWHRPFTTLEMAALQSLVDPEEMLELDGLSDQAWRERIGNAVPPKAAEAIAGVMAQTLLLAKQGETFLLSHMPVWVRPVAVGLSLASELDKAA, from the coding sequence ATGCTTACAAAGTATGTGCTCAAGCACTTTCATTTCTGCTGCGGGCTTGGCGGCGGCGCCAAAGGCTTCAATCAAAACAAGGAAGTGGTCGGCCACCTGCAGGCGGAATGGCGCTGCATTGGCGGTGTCGATGTGGACGCCGGCGCGCTGCGTGATTTCCAACGCCTGGCCGGTGTACCAGGTACGCAAATGGACCTGTTCACCCGCGAGCAATACACCGCCTTCCATGGCAAGGAACCGCCAGCAGACTGGCGGGAGGCAACCCCGGCTGATATTCGCCGCGCTGCGGGCTTTCAGGATCCTGATGTGGTGTTCATCAGCAGCCCCTGCAAAGGCGCTTCTGGCCTGTTGTCCGAGGCGTTGAGCCTAACCCCCAAGTACCAGGCCCTCAATGAACTGACGCTGCGCTGCGTGTGGCTCATGTGCGAGGCCTGGCAGCACAACCCGCCCGGCCTGATCGTGTTCGAGAACGTGCCGCGCCTGGCAACCCGTGGTCGCCACCTGCTCGATCAGATCGTTCAGGTGTTGAACTTCTTTGGCTATGCCGTGAGCGAGACAACCCACGACTGCGGGGAGCTGGGCGGCCTGGCCCAAAGCCGCAAGCGCTTTCTGCTGGTGGCTCGGCACGTGGAGAAAGTGCCACCGTTCTTGTACGAGCCGGAAAAGAAATCCCTGCAATCGGTCGGTGCTGTCCTTGGCCGCATGCCGCTGCCTGGCGATATCGAGCGCGCAGGCCCAATGCATCGGGTTCCAGCGCTGCAATGGAAAACGTGGGTTCGCCTTGCCCTGGTCGAGGCCGGCAAGGACTGGCGCAGCCTGGATCAGTTGGCCATCGAGGACGGTTATCTGCGCGACTTCGTGATAGTGCCCGAGGCGTTCTCGGGATATCTAGGCGTGCGTAGCTGGGGTGATTCAATGGGCACCGTTGCCGGCCAGACAGGGCCAACCAATGGCGCATTTTCGGTTGCAGATCCGCGCAGCCCGGCACACGCCGCGCAGTACCAGCAATATGGCGTACGGCGCTGGGAGGACTCGAGCGGCGCAATCATCGGCATCAAGTCGCCAGGGCAGGGCACGTTCAGCGTGGCCGATCCGCGTGGCGCAGCTGGTGGACACGGGAAATACAGCGTCACCCGCTGGGATGGCTCGGCACGCACCGTCATTGCCGGCAGCACGACAGGGCAGGGCGCGTTTGCCGTACAGGATCCGCGCCCAGGCTTGCGCCGCGTGAAAGGCGATGCCTACCTCACCGGGGGCCACTATGGCGTCGTGCCGTGGGAAGGCCTGGCCGGGGCAGTATCCGCCAGTGCGCGCCTGGACAATGGCCGCTGGAGCGTTGCCGATCCGCGCATGCCAGCCGCCAATGATCGATTGACCTGCGTGATTCGAAGCCTCGACGGCACCTGGCACCGCCCATTCACCACGCTGGAAATGGCGGCGCTGCAAAGCCTGGTTGACCCGGAAGAAATGCTTGAGCTGGACGGTTTGAGCGACCAGGCGTGGCGCGAGCGGATCGGTAATGCGGTACCACCGAAAGCCGCTGAGGCAATTGCCGGTGTAATGGCCCAAACCCTCCTGCTGGCCAAGCAGGGTGAAACCTTCCTGCTCAGTCATATGCCGGTATGGGTTCGCCCCGTCGCGGTCGGCCTGTCGCTGGCCAGCGAACTCGACAAGGCAGCATAA
- a CDS encoding single-stranded DNA-binding protein: protein MARGVNKVILVGTCGQDPEVRYLPNGNAVTNLSLATSEQWTDKQSGQKVERTEWHRVSLFGKVAEIAGEYLRKGSQCYIEGKLQTREWEKDGIKRYTTEIIVDMQGTMQLLGGRPQNQQPGSDPYNQGGSNQAPRQQAPRQQPPQRPAQPAPQPAADFDSFDDDIPFMDPYRFNWHLQ, encoded by the coding sequence ATGGCCCGTGGCGTAAACAAAGTAATCCTGGTCGGTACTTGCGGGCAGGATCCCGAAGTCCGCTACCTTCCCAATGGCAACGCCGTGACCAACCTCAGCTTGGCCACCAGCGAGCAATGGACCGATAAGCAGAGTGGCCAGAAGGTCGAGCGCACCGAGTGGCACCGTGTGTCGCTGTTCGGCAAGGTGGCCGAGATCGCCGGCGAATACCTGCGCAAAGGTTCGCAGTGCTACATCGAAGGCAAGCTGCAAACCCGCGAATGGGAGAAGGACGGAATCAAGCGTTACACCACTGAAATCATCGTCGATATGCAAGGAACGATGCAGCTGCTCGGCGGTCGCCCGCAGAACCAGCAGCCGGGCAGTGACCCCTACAACCAGGGCGGCAGTAACCAGGCCCCCCGCCAGCAAGCCCCGCGTCAGCAGCCACCGCAGCGCCCGGCACAGCCGGCGCCGCAGCCAGCGGCAGACTTTGACAGCTTCGATGACGACATACCGTTCATGGATCCGTACCGCTTCAATTGGCACCTCCAATAA
- a CDS encoding DUF932 domain-containing protein gives MRLSSNFRNPCMVRSDSPLSNDEIARVAPSIFAEEAHESRSDRYRYIPTVDVLEALRSEGFMPFMACQTRVRNTDKREHTKHMIRLRHANTIVAKEANEIILLNSHDGTSSYQMMGGCFRFVCANGLVLGDAAMDQKVRHSGRQDVIGDVIEGAYEVLNQFQLIEEQRETMKGIQLGGDLQHAFAEAALAYRYDPADGPAPVTASQLLAPRRREDATNDLWSTFNRVQENTIKGGLRGRNKQGRRTSTRAVSGIDQDVKLNRALWVLAQHLRQAA, from the coding sequence ATGCGTCTATCCAGCAACTTCCGTAACCCTTGCATGGTCCGCAGCGACAGCCCGCTGAGTAATGACGAGATCGCACGTGTTGCCCCCTCGATCTTTGCCGAGGAAGCACATGAAAGCCGCTCCGATCGCTACCGCTACATTCCCACCGTTGACGTACTGGAAGCGCTGCGCAGTGAAGGGTTTATGCCGTTCATGGCGTGCCAAACCCGCGTGCGTAACACCGACAAGCGCGAACACACCAAGCACATGATCCGCCTGCGTCACGCCAACACCATCGTTGCCAAAGAGGCCAACGAAATCATCCTGCTGAACAGCCACGATGGCACGAGCAGCTACCAGATGATGGGCGGTTGCTTCCGTTTCGTGTGCGCCAATGGCCTGGTACTGGGTGACGCCGCGATGGATCAGAAAGTCCGCCACAGCGGGCGTCAGGATGTTATCGGGGATGTGATCGAGGGCGCATATGAAGTCCTGAATCAGTTCCAGCTGATCGAGGAACAGCGCGAAACCATGAAGGGTATCCAGCTGGGCGGCGACCTGCAGCACGCCTTTGCCGAGGCTGCACTTGCCTACCGCTACGACCCGGCAGACGGCCCGGCTCCGGTGACCGCTAGCCAGCTTCTGGCACCACGGCGCCGCGAAGACGCCACCAACGACCTCTGGTCGACCTTCAACCGCGTACAGGAAAACACCATCAAGGGAGGGCTGCGAGGCCGCAACAAACAAGGGCGCCGTACCAGCACCCGTGCCGTTTCCGGCATTGACCAGGACGTGAAATTGAATCGCGCCCTGTGGGTACTGGCCCAGCACCTGCGCCAAGCCGCCTAA
- a CDS encoding TrfB-related DNA-binding protein, giving the protein MQPMYTKEEWKKVAPLFASKRLAISTVEVAKAVLVDGQRITDVAEARGMTKQTAHAAVKRVRKILEEQGAGELVPVLVWLPPELAEQVREMAKPFPQPAAPKK; this is encoded by the coding sequence ATGCAGCCGATGTACACCAAAGAAGAATGGAAGAAGGTTGCGCCCCTGTTTGCTTCCAAGCGCCTGGCCATCTCGACTGTCGAGGTGGCCAAGGCCGTTCTGGTCGATGGCCAGCGCATCACCGACGTAGCCGAGGCCAGAGGGATGACCAAGCAGACCGCCCACGCAGCGGTTAAGCGCGTGCGGAAAATCCTTGAAGAACAGGGCGCCGGCGAACTGGTACCCGTTCTTGTGTGGCTGCCCCCCGAGCTGGCCGAGCAGGTACGGGAAATGGCCAAGCCATTCCCGCAGCCTGCTGCCCCGAAAAAGTAG
- a CDS encoding SdiA-regulated domain-containing protein: MYLMAKNWLGRTRKVSVWMWALVCLVLLTVFQVRTHHLDDRLYFWIKTHWHTDDWQERSVWLPGYRVELDAKAVPGVDNNLSGLTFDPDLNLLWAVTNGPNELLALSRDGDVERRYSLDGFHDVEAVSYAGNGQLVIAEERRQSLVIVDIPIDEYGKLSPDRPLSLDQYSALTLALGKEDNKGLEGLAYDLKGDRLFVTKERDPRQLLEVSGLRASLEGGVSLHVRDMSNLVKDKVFATDLSSVVFDQQSGHLILLSDESKLLIEMTDEGKVVSFRSLARGFAGLLKGIPQAEGVTIDDEGYLYVVSEPNLFYRFTRETD; the protein is encoded by the coding sequence ATGTATTTGATGGCTAAAAACTGGCTGGGCCGAACACGGAAAGTAAGTGTTTGGATGTGGGCGCTTGTATGCCTTGTGTTGCTCACCGTATTCCAAGTACGTACTCATCACCTTGATGATCGTCTGTACTTTTGGATCAAGACCCACTGGCACACAGACGATTGGCAGGAGCGCTCTGTGTGGCTGCCTGGCTATCGGGTTGAGCTGGATGCTAAGGCGGTTCCCGGTGTGGACAACAACCTTTCGGGCCTGACCTTCGATCCTGACCTAAATCTGCTGTGGGCGGTTACCAATGGCCCGAACGAGCTGCTGGCCCTCAGTCGTGACGGTGACGTGGAGCGACGTTACAGCCTGGATGGCTTCCACGACGTGGAAGCGGTGTCCTATGCCGGCAACGGTCAACTGGTCATTGCCGAAGAGCGGCGGCAGAGCCTGGTTATCGTGGATATCCCCATCGACGAATACGGTAAGCTTTCTCCTGATCGACCATTGAGCCTAGACCAGTATTCAGCGCTAACCTTGGCGCTTGGCAAGGAGGACAACAAAGGCCTTGAAGGGCTCGCCTACGACCTAAAAGGTGATCGTTTGTTTGTGACCAAGGAGCGTGACCCCCGGCAATTACTGGAAGTGAGCGGCCTTCGTGCCAGCCTGGAAGGAGGCGTTTCCCTGCACGTCCGCGACATGTCCAACCTAGTAAAAGACAAGGTGTTTGCCACTGACTTGTCTTCGGTTGTATTCGATCAACAGAGCGGCCATCTGATCCTGCTCAGCGACGAGTCGAAACTGCTGATTGAAATGACCGACGAGGGCAAGGTGGTGAGTTTCCGCTCCTTGGCGAGGGGGTTTGCTGGTTTGCTGAAAGGTATACCCCAAGCCGAAGGCGTAACCATCGACGATGAAGGGTATTTGTACGTGGTCAGCGAGCCGAACTTGTTCTATCGCTTTACCCGCGAGACAGATTGA
- a CDS encoding TraR/DksA family transcriptional regulator, with the protein MSLDDALDLAHFKTLLEQRAAELDRLLGDAESRSQSVELDQSKVGRLSRMDALQQQAMNDAIRSRARHERVRLQLALKRWHEGDYGWCNQCGELIASGRLEFDPATPLCITCASRAESG; encoded by the coding sequence ATGAGCCTGGACGACGCCCTCGATCTTGCCCATTTCAAGACCCTACTGGAACAGCGGGCTGCCGAGCTGGATCGATTGCTGGGAGACGCTGAGTCTCGCTCGCAATCGGTAGAGCTGGATCAAAGCAAGGTGGGGCGTCTATCGAGAATGGACGCACTCCAGCAACAAGCGATGAACGATGCGATCCGCAGTCGTGCACGGCATGAACGTGTCCGTCTCCAACTGGCCCTCAAGCGCTGGCACGAGGGCGACTATGGCTGGTGTAACCAATGCGGCGAGTTGATCGCCTCGGGCCGTCTGGAGTTCGATCCGGCCACGCCGTTGTGTATCACCTGTGCCAGCCGCGCCGAGTCGGGTTGA
- a CDS encoding universal stress protein, translating to MTHVIACIDGSTSAPAVCDYAAWASLSLEAPLTFLHVLDQRQYPVAADLSGNIGLGSREHLLDELASLDEQRGKLALEQGRIMLAAAKERAVNDGVRAPESKQRHGDLLESLQELQSETRLLVIGRQGESSGGLSQHVGSQLESVIRIMHRPILVTPANFQKPKSAMLAFDGGATTRKGVEMLAASPLLKGLPIHLVMVGPVNDEASAQLDWAQKVLINAGFTVRAETRSGEIERTLHAYQKEHGIDLLVMGAYGHSRIRQFLVGSTTTSMLRTTTSPLLLLR from the coding sequence ATGACCCACGTAATTGCCTGTATCGACGGTTCCACCTCGGCTCCAGCTGTTTGCGACTACGCGGCCTGGGCCAGTCTGAGCCTGGAAGCGCCGCTGACCTTCCTGCATGTGCTGGATCAGCGCCAGTATCCGGTTGCAGCAGATTTGAGTGGCAACATTGGCCTTGGCAGCCGCGAGCACCTGCTTGATGAGCTTGCTTCCCTGGATGAACAGCGCGGCAAGTTGGCCCTTGAACAAGGGCGAATCATGCTTGCAGCCGCGAAAGAACGGGCCGTGAATGATGGTGTGCGCGCACCGGAGTCCAAGCAGCGACATGGCGATTTACTGGAGAGCTTGCAAGAGCTGCAAAGTGAAACGCGCTTGCTGGTTATCGGTCGCCAGGGCGAGTCTAGTGGCGGTCTGAGTCAGCATGTCGGAAGCCAGCTGGAAAGCGTTATTCGTATCATGCACCGGCCAATCCTGGTCACCCCGGCCAACTTCCAAAAGCCCAAGAGCGCGATGCTGGCATTCGATGGCGGCGCTACAACCCGCAAGGGTGTGGAGATGCTGGCAGCCAGCCCGCTGCTGAAGGGGCTGCCGATCCATCTGGTCATGGTTGGGCCCGTGAACGACGAAGCGTCCGCGCAGCTGGACTGGGCGCAGAAAGTGCTGATCAACGCCGGATTTACCGTTCGCGCTGAGACTCGGAGCGGTGAAATAGAACGTACCCTGCACGCCTATCAGAAAGAGCATGGCATCGATCTGCTAGTGATGGGGGCTTATGGACACTCACGTATCCGGCAGTTCCTGGTCGGCAGCACCACTACCAGCATGCTCCGTACCACCACCAGTCCGCTGTTACTGCTGCGCTAA
- a CDS encoding SulP family inorganic anion transporter: MLHSLKQTWLSNIRGDILAGLVVALALIPEAIAFSIIAGVDPKVGLYASFCIAVVIAFVGGRPGMISAATGAMALLMVTLVKNHGLEYLLAATLLCGVLQIAAGYLKLGSLMRFVSRSVVTGFVNALAILIFMAQLPELTNVTWHVYAMTAAGLGIIYLFPYVPKIGKLIPSPLVCIIVLTAVAMSVGLDIRTVGDMGELPDTLPIFLWPDVPLTFETLAIIFPYSAALAVVGLLESMMTATIVDDLTDTPSDKNRECKGQGVANIASGLIGGMAGCAMIGQSIINVKSGGRSRLSSLAAGVFLLLMVVFLGDWLKQIPMAALVAVMIMVSIGTFSWDSLRNLKKHPLSTNIVMVVTVVVVVATHNLAFGVLAGVLLAAMFFANKVGHYMAISSSLDEAGEHRSYNVTGQVFFSSADKFVAAFDFKEALNKVTIDLNRAHFWDITAVAALDKVVIKFRREGTEVEVLGLNEASATIVDRFGVHDKPDAIDQLMGH, translated from the coding sequence ATGCTCCACTCGTTAAAACAAACCTGGTTATCCAACATCCGTGGCGACATCCTCGCCGGTCTTGTGGTCGCACTGGCCCTAATCCCTGAAGCCATCGCCTTCTCGATCATTGCTGGCGTTGACCCTAAGGTCGGCCTTTACGCCTCTTTCTGTATCGCTGTGGTGATCGCCTTTGTCGGTGGCCGCCCAGGCATGATTTCGGCCGCAACGGGTGCCATGGCACTGCTGATGGTGACTCTGGTCAAGAACCATGGTCTTGAATATCTGCTGGCCGCCACGCTGCTATGTGGCGTGCTACAAATTGCTGCTGGCTACCTGAAGCTCGGATCGCTGATGCGCTTCGTCTCGCGCTCGGTGGTGACCGGTTTTGTCAATGCACTGGCGATCCTGATTTTCATGGCTCAGCTGCCCGAGCTGACTAATGTCACCTGGCACGTCTACGCCATGACAGCCGCAGGCCTCGGCATCATCTATCTGTTCCCCTATGTCCCCAAGATCGGCAAGCTCATCCCATCGCCGCTGGTGTGCATCATCGTGCTGACCGCCGTCGCCATGTCGGTTGGTCTGGATATCCGCACGGTCGGTGATATGGGTGAACTGCCGGATACGCTACCGATCTTCCTCTGGCCTGATGTGCCGCTGACATTCGAGACGCTGGCCATCATCTTTCCTTATTCGGCAGCACTGGCTGTGGTCGGTCTGTTGGAGTCGATGATGACCGCGACCATTGTCGACGACCTGACCGACACCCCGAGTGACAAGAACCGCGAGTGCAAGGGCCAGGGCGTGGCCAACATTGCTTCGGGTCTGATCGGCGGTATGGCTGGCTGCGCGATGATTGGTCAGTCGATCATTAACGTGAAATCCGGCGGTCGTTCTCGCCTGTCGTCTCTTGCCGCAGGCGTATTTCTGCTGCTGATGGTGGTTTTCCTCGGCGACTGGCTGAAGCAGATCCCAATGGCTGCGCTGGTGGCAGTGATGATCATGGTGTCCATCGGCACCTTCAGTTGGGATTCGCTGCGCAACCTGAAGAAGCATCCGTTGTCGACCAACATTGTCATGGTCGTCACCGTGGTGGTCGTGGTGGCCACCCACAACCTGGCCTTCGGCGTGTTAGCCGGCGTGCTACTGGCTGCGATGTTCTTCGCCAACAAGGTTGGCCATTACATGGCGATCAGTTCTTCGCTGGACGAAGCCGGCGAGCATCGTAGCTATAACGTCACCGGTCAGGTGTTCTTCAGCTCGGCTGACAAGTTCGTCGCAGCCTTCGACTTCAAGGAAGCCCTGAACAAGGTAACCATCGACCTGAATCGTGCACACTTCTGGGATATCACCGCTGTTGCAGCCCTGGACAAGGTAGTCATTAAGTTCCGCCGTGAAGGTACTGAAGTCGAAGTGCTGGGCTTAAACGAGGCCAGCGCCACTATCGTGGATCGCTTTGGTGTTCACGATAAACCTGACGCCATTGATCAACTCATGGGCCACTGA